GCTTATATAGGAAGGGTATGATGGTAAAATATTTTTTGATTTGGGGAGATATTCTTTAGCAAAGGTAAGAGAGCCTGAGGATTAACAGCAGGTAAATAACGAGGAATAGAAAGGTCCAATGAGCTCTCAGAAATAATATAATCGCTGCCTGTGATTTTTTTACAAATTTCCAGGTTTTCTATAAATTCAGGATCTGTGCTTTCAAGGAAATTTTCCTTTTGCACTCCTTGAATAACTAAAGATCGGCCTGATTTATGGGGTAATAAAAAACTAAAACGACCTAAACGAGGGGGTAGATAAGCTAATGGAGAGTAAAAAGATTGGTAAACAACCTTTAATCCAAAACTCAAAGTTCTAGCAATAGTTACTCCAACCCTTGTGCCTGTGTAAGAGCCCGGACCTATACCAACGGCAATTTTATCTATTCTTGGATAGGAAGAAAGAAGACGCTCAATGCTGGGAAAAAAAGACGTAGATAATTGGTTTTCATGTATATAGGAATGGCATGCACAGATTATATCTGCTTTTGCAACAGCAATTAAGGCTATCGTGGAGCTGGTATCTAAAATAAGAGTATACATTTTTTCACAAAGAATTTGATTTAGATTAACAAAAATGACTAAAAATCACACCACTTTTAAACAATATTTCCATCTATAAATAGTTTGCTTTATTGCGCATATTTTCTAGAGCTGATAAATTGATGGCCTTTTATTAATGATGCATTCGATGTAATCCCAGTTAGGAGATTGTTTTTTGGATAGTCAAAAAGAACAGGAAGAGATTTTAAACGAAGAGAAAATGGAAGAAGCATTAGTCAAAGCTATGCAGAAATCTGTAAAAAATGAAAAAACAAGAAGCAAGAATGCTGAGTCTTTTCCTCATGAAGTATTTATAGTCCCTCTTAGTCGCCGTCCTTTTTTCCCGGGCATGGCTGCGCCTATTGTGGTTGAACCAGGCGCCTTTTACGAAATTCTCAAGCTAGTCGCCAAGTCAGAACATAAATGCATGGGTTTATTTTTAACCCGTAATGAGAATGCAAATATTTATAAGGTTGGCTTTGATGACTTGTATCAAGTAGGGGTTTTAGCACGTGTTTTGCGGATTATTCCTATGGAGCAAGGTGGGGCCCAGGTAGTTTTAAATATGGAAAAACGTATTTCTATACGCAAACCTTTTAAAACCCTTAAATATCTCAAAGCGCAGCTAACTTATCATCATGATGAAGTCAAACAGCTTTCCAAAGAGCTAAAAGCGTATTCAATTAGTATTATTACAACGATTAAAGAACTTTTGAAGTTAAACCCTTTATTTAAAGAAGAACTACAAATTTTCTTAGGGCATTCCGACTTTACCGAGCCCGGGAAATTAGCTGATTTTGCAGTAGCTTTAACAACAGCTAGCAGAGAAGAACTACAAGAAGTGCTAGAAACCTTTGATTTACAGGGTAGAATCGATAAGGCATTGCTTTTATTAAAAAAAGAAATTGATTTAAGCAAG
This is a stretch of genomic DNA from Candidatus Rhabdochlamydia oedothoracis. It encodes these proteins:
- the tsaB gene encoding tRNA (adenosine(37)-N6)-threonylcarbamoyltransferase complex dimerization subunit type 1 TsaB, which codes for MYTLILDTSSTIALIAVAKADIICACHSYIHENQLSTSFFPSIERLLSSYPRIDKIAVGIGPGSYTGTRVGVTIARTLSFGLKVVYQSFYSPLAYLPPRLGRFSFLLPHKSGRSLVIQGVQKENFLESTDPEFIENLEICKKITGSDYIISESSLDLSIPRYLPAVNPQALLPLLKNISPNQKIFYHHTLPI